The genomic DNA TGTAGTATATGTTGACGTTGGCTAATGAGCTTCACATTCTGGCATGTTCCCTTAGAAAAGATCCGCTATAGATAAGTAGTGCATTGCATTGCAGCGAGGAAATGAATAGGAAACATTTGAAACCGCCACATGATAACATCCTTCTTTATCATTATATATTCTCTTAAAGCTTATTTCAGCCTTTCCTTCTGCTCAATAGATTccattctgtttatttgttgacattattttgcTTCCTCTTGAGACTTTGAATGCACTTTTGTGTCGCAACGCTGATATGCATCATTTCCCTCTTACAGGACACTGTCTCCATGTCCTCTCCTgccttccttctttctctgtttgtaAGTACCCGTCCTACAGTCTTTAAAACTTCCCCTTACTTTCTTGTCTTTTTCCCTGAAGCAGACAGAATAAAAGCTACAGTTGTTGTATAatcaaaacaaaggaaaacttATTCATATAGAGGTCAGCAAATATGATATTTGGCTGAGTCATTTTTTACTTAAACATCTTGAAGGACAGCTTGTTTTAACAGTGAAACACTGGTGTGGCTTCTTTCTGAAATGCACGAAGGCAGGTGGTCTAACAggttctttcttcctctttgactGCAGGATGGAGGCACCAGGGGGCGCCGTTGTGCCATAGAAGCTGACCACAAGATGaagaaatgaacacacacagtatgaCAATTTCATCCAATAGTGTTCCAGAGTTGAATTGAAAGATGTGAAACCACAAGTATGAACTTATCCTTTCAGTTCCATGGATTCTCACTCTGCATAAAATGCAGTGTAACCTTTATTTGCACTCCAGGTGGAATGGATAGACTGTAATATGGAGAAACTCATTTCCTCTCAGACAGCCATACACATATGGATTACAAACTGTATAATCCCAGATTACAATGGGGCAGGAAGAAAGGTCAAACCTTTCATAGACGTAGCTGCAGATCACTTAGATTTAGCCTGCTCTGAATTACATCAGGTCGTATACTGTAAATGAAGATAAAAGTTACTCTTAGCCTACAAATGAGACCTGGTTTTACTTCAGATTAGTGTGGTTGAGTTTAAGAAACATAACTTGTTGGTGATACGAAGCCAAAGAGTCTGATTTAACTAGAAGTTGAGACTGATCAGGGGGGTACATGCTAatttcaaaaagaaacattttcgTTGCTGGCATAAAATCATTtgagattttttgttttgtttactaattaaaaaaaactctcagatcatttttaaatacGGCTGCATTGTTTTGATGAATTGATTTTATTAAGGGCGCATTCCAGTGAAACAGTGTCGACATGCATATTCTGAgtcattttcagtatttttgaGAAAACGTCAGgttatcaaaatgttttgtggactttaaaataaacaataaaacttcATCAAATGCCCTCTTTCCACTATGTTAAGCTTGGATTGGCACAAACGTTTCCCATTATTCCAACACAAAACGCACTCATGCAGCGACACAGCATGACAGTGCGCTTAAACCTTGCTGCTTAAGAGCTGTCCTATAGAAATCAGTGACTTCAAGTGGGACATTTAAATAGTTAGTTTTtgatattcttctttttttatatgaaagtCTACTTTGCTTAATTCATGCCATTGATGTTTAGTGCAATGTGTGTCAGTAGGAAAAAGCGTGCAGAGTTTTATCAGGAATGAGCTCAAGCAGCCGAGGATACATGGCAAAGAGTAGCAAAGAGCAGCACGCACATTACATTATGAATAAGTTAAACAGTGTTGTGTTTCCAGGAACCTCTGTATGTGATGTTACATAGCGATGTCCACACACAGATGGGACACACCATCTTCTTCAAAGCTCCCCTCTGGCGTAGGACCTATGGTATGGAAGGATttcacatttttgatttttagTCATAAGTTCAGTGTTGTGTAAATGGGCCTCATCAATATTATGTATTCAAAGCTTAAATGGAGTCAATCCAACTCCTGTACAGGATGCCGTACTGTTGCTGTTGAGCATGCAAATAcactgtgttcatgttttccCTTTGACCCTTATGTCCACTGACTTATGTAAGCAAATGTGTTAGATCCAGACATCTGTAACTGGCATCAACAGTAGTAAAGGTAAATTAGTTTGAGAGCCCAAATGGAAAGTCAAACTTTGGGCACGTTTCCTGATGTTTTCAGTAAACGGTTCAGACACAGAAAATGTGTTCGGTTCAGATTTATctacctttttaaatataaatactgtaattcTCAGTCTCACTGCCTAATCACTTTGAAATAAATAGACATTGATTCTTTTATGATAATAATTTCTGATGATGTGGAACaataataactaaatatatatGAGTCACCTGCGTcttttcatttgctttcttAATGATGTGACCGAACAAATAAAGCATTCAGAGAGTCAAACCACCACCAAACCATAAATGAACAAATCAGACGGGCCAGAACATATTCTGATTACATCTTTAATTTTCAGGTATATTTGGCTGAAAACTGAATTCTGCAGTGCTGCTCTGATGAACTACAACCCCGACTGATACCAAAACCTGATATTTGCGTATCACAGTAAAGGTTTCACATGTTTTGAGTTACAGTGTGGACCTGAATATTCTAAATCAATCAACATTTACTGTGTCAGTAGTTATGAAGATGTGGTTGCTGAAAAAATTAAACACGTAACTAATAAAACACTCTCTCACTAGGGTGCATGCAATAGGGAACAATAGGGAACAGAGGATTGAACATTAACTTAAAAGTGCTTAGGATGAACCTGAATCTTTTGCAAGTATGAGCACAGCTAAGGCAGTTTGGCAGTCTTGGTGCACAGAAACAAGTATCAGTGTCTGTATAGGGTTTGGATCATCTGTGGTTGGTATAAAGAATTAAAGTTAACACCTCCACAAGGTTAGCGTCCTACTCATGATGAGATCAAGACAAGCAAAAGTCACAACGATTTAAACTGATAATGATTCTGATAGAGATGTGAACAAAAGTATTCTTCCTTATAAAACATTAGTATAAATTAAAAAGGTGCAGAatttatgaaacatttattaaacatggGCCAAGTAGTATTCTACTACGAAACAAAAGAATGTAAGCTTCTGCATTGTTTGAGGAAAAGGAGGTATTGCATGCTATTTAAGCCAAAGCGACCTTACAGATACCGCTCACAGTCGAGCTTCTCGTATCCACCAGGACGCTGAGCAGGACTGTGAACGGGCTTTTTGGTTGAACTGGACTCTTTGCTTGTGACGAAACAAAAGTACAAATTCAACACACAACAGTCATTTCTCTCGCTTAAACCTCAAACATATGCCTGCAGCTAGAGAACTGAAAAAACCTCTTGAATGGAAGCTTAATGACCAATGTAATAAACCCCTATGCGAGCAGCAGTGCAGGCAGCAGGAAGCTCCACAGTCGGAGACGGCTCAATCGTTGGCAAGTGCAACCTTTTACGATCACACAATCAGAAAAATGATGTCAAGATCTGTTAAACTTTACTGTCATGTGCCTCCTAttgctttagctttagcttgCCTGATTAACCACAGTAAATCTGATTTGTCAGtgttgtaataataaataaaagctcCTCTGTTATTTCACAGTACAGAAGCGCTCCGATTTGTCCAAAGACTACAGTACTATATTAGTCACTGTATTTTAATACTtcctacagaaaaaaaagaaaaaaaaagaagatgagcCAAGATGCTCAGGCAACAATCACTCCATTAACTATTAAATAACACCTACAATTTCGGCAaggacacaaaaacattaaagaaaaataaatacaggtgAGCTACAAAACCTGAACGATTAAATCATGTATGAGTGAACACACTACTGCCTTCATAACCCCAAAGGGAGACCCCTTATGTCATGCCATTTCTATAAGAAAGTTTAAAGGCTCTGAGACATCATCCACACTGCCACAGTGAGTTTGCACTTGACGCTGCTGCTACCACCACAGCCGAGGCTGGCAGCTAACATGCAACTCTTATTTTCTACCatcaaagaggagagaaggcACATTGTTTCCAGTGGCTTAATCTCCCACTGACTGCGCTGTACCTAAAAGGGATTTCTTTACAAAGTGGCCGGATTGGATAAATTACACACTTCAATAAAATGCGTTATTGTAAAGTCTGTAAAGAAACGCGTTCTCCTCTCAAACAGTCCTCATTTTCCTCTCTGACGGCCGACCAGTCGATGCAGTTTGTCACAGTTGTCCAGCCTCATCGACTCGGCCTTCTGCTTTAACCGCTCGTCTCGGTACAGCTGTCCGAGGTTTGCCAAGTCTGATTCTGCAAAGGAGAACAGAACGTCAAAAGAGTGATGCATCATAATGGTTTATGAACGCTTTTGACACTTAAAAGAATAGTGCTACCTTTTTGGGGAATACACTTATTATCTTTTGCtggcagagagttagatgaaaagaacaatgaaaccactctcatgtctgtatggtaaatatgaagctacagccagcagccagttagcttagcttagcataaagactgtaaacggATGGAAAAAACTAGCCTGGCTTAGTCCAGCTGTTACAAAATCTGCCTGCATGACACCTCTAAAGATCGCAACACACTAGATCTTGTTTTATAAATcagtacaaaaatataaagtgaaaaaagataattttgctATTCTATGTGGGGGGGGATGTTTGCCGGAGTATTTCTTAGGTAGGACTAGTTGCCTGGCAACCAGTGGAGATTCTCAGTTACTGCtcccagctgctggctgtagccttATATTTAAACCCAATTTTCAGCCAGAAAGCAATTAAGGATATTTCCCCATTCTTTTAACATTTACCAACTGGATGCAATGTGATTTGAGGGTCCGGACAGGAAACAATACAAGTATAAATGAAGATTTTAGTATTGTTGAAGTCGGTGATACCTGCACTGTAAAATAAACCGACGCCTCTTTTGCTTGCTTACTTTGCTGTTTCTCTTTCCAGCAGCTGTTCTGCAGATGTTCGATATAGTCGCTCTCAATAGTTTTCTCTAGTTCATCCAGCGAAGCTCCACGGTATTCCTTCTCAAAACTTTTGTCCACATAGTACGGTACACCCATGTGCTGCGTCTCCCTGGACACCACCAGCCCCATGGCCCTgaaaccccccccaccccaaaaaacatgattaaaaatgtactcAGTGAAACCACAGTGGAACACCGGGGATTTGCTCAGATGTCACTGTAGTGAGGTTAATGGCGCCACAGACTCACGGCTTATAGAAGAGACTGTAGGGCGGGTTAGTGGCCATCATCTGAGTAAACACTGATATGAGGATTAGCACCAGCACAggaagaagctgcagcagcgCTGTGAAGGTGTTCTGTGGGAAGATAAAAATCAGCACAGATTACAACGCATATAATACTGCATGTAGGCCGCACTGATTCCTGCCAGAGCAGAACAGTGTGTCTTAGAAGCAAACCACGTAGCGAGAAAGGCACTGCAGTTATGAGGAAAGTAAATGAATGACGTAACATTAATCAGTAAGGGAAAAGTTGCAGCCATGTTAAAAATGCATCCCTAAAAAGTGTCATTTCTCCAGTGCATGTTAATGATTGGAACATAGACTTATCTCAACAAGAAGACAGCAACATAACACTGGAGATGTTTAACAGGGATCTGTCTTCATGTTTCGTGAGTCACTGACCTGACTCTGGTtttcctccaccacctcctcgcGCCTCTCAAAAGCGCGTCGACGACGAGGCTGATAGAACTGAGAGTAGGAGGCTCCCTGGTTGGTGTACACGTGGATATTTCCTGTAGAGAGACACGTGCTTCTTTAGCATCCACGTTTCCATAATAAGAAAGTAGATAATACTCCTATAAACTGTAATTACTTCCAACCAAACActcgcgcgcgcacacacagcTGCCCACCTGTTGGAAACCTTCCCCCGAAGAAGATATTGAAGAGTTCCTCGGGAGAAATGTCGGCCTCAAAGTCTCTGTTGAAGCTCCGGTAGTATCCATGGCGACTGTGGCTGGATTGTTGGGGTGCGCTCGAAGCTGCAGATTGATCTCCGTATTGATCGTACTGCTGCCTCTTCTCTGGATTGCTCAGCACTGCGTATGCATTGCCTATCGCTGTTGGGAACAGGGGGGGAAACGTTTGGTCGGGGCAAATCAGCAGAATCTAAACACCAATGATGTGGGAAAGCCTTGCCTTAAAATAAAGTACAGGTAGTCTGTTTGGTAGATAGCCATGGCCTTAGTTTTAGGGGAACTATAATGTTGCTATGGATACAGCTACCTAGCTGTGAGCCCTCTTTATTTTTTGCctacatttgtttatattttggcaAATTGGCACCATTGCACTTATGCTGGATTAGCTAATAGCAGTTCCTCTTTATCTACCGTGTATGTACTCACAActatcactggattactttgatactgaGGAAAACTCCAAAGTTATAAAGGACCCTCTTATTTCTACCATTTACAAGCAGACATTTGTCGCAATTGTCACCGGAGTTCCTCCTTCGGAAAGTGTACGTCCcactaaatttaaaaaaggaagtgtCATTTCTGTGTGCTCAGATTTAACTTGAGTTATAACTCTGAGAAGGAGTAATATTTGTGACGCAAATTGCTGTAACCTACTTCTGCCTGTAACTGCTGACTCTGTTGGTGAATGGGCCAAACCCGCGGTCAAAACTACAGTAACTATCTTTCAGTTGCTTTCAGAATATCTGCATGCACCTGGCCCTTTATCTTTAACCTCTGACCACGACCTCTGACTCTGCTGAGAGGTGGTAACCGAGAAGAAGAATTTCCCTTTGTGGGGTCAGGAGAGGCTCGTCATTATGCAAGAGTAGTGCTTAACAACAGggttaaaaaaatcatacaataacaatggataatgaaaatataatgtcGGCATtctcacaaaaacaaagcagttttttcttcctcctccgtcACAACTCGTACCTTTGAAAGCATCCGTGGCTCCTGGAGCAAAGTTCTTGTCGGGGTGAAACTTGAGGGCCAACTTCCTGTACGCCTTCTTCAAATCTTCATCGCTGGCATTTTTGGTAACACCGAGGATTTCATAAAAGTCCTTGCAATTCTTTAtcctgcaataaaaaaaaaagcaaaatggatgtaaaaaaaaaaacacaaaccagaaCTCCCCCTTAAAACTAATACGAGGTTATTGAGCATGAAGACTCTTCACACTACAGTTAGTTCGGTACATGTGCATCGTTATATCTACATGAAAAGTTAAAAGGAAACATCATGACTAAAGATAAACGGGTTAAGATCCATTTCCAATACTGTAAACATCAAGCTCTTCTCTAGTCATCTTTTTGGGTTACTGGCAAAGCTAAATTCAATTACTATAACTATACTCAGTGGCACATCTAACCAGTGTATGACCAGTAGACAGGTTATTTAGAACATGTGACACAGACATAGTTATAGAGAGAGGAGCAATTGCTGTGtaacaatgtgaaaaaaacagagtCCAGAGTCGCTGTTCACCTGAGAACACCCTGCCGTTGATCCTCGGTGTAGGTCTTCTTGTCATCACCACCTACGTTACTCGTTTCATTTTTGCTGATGTCCTCGTCTCCCCAGCCTGTTGGCGGCGGCACGTGGTTTGCTTGTGGATCAGCGGTGCCTCCATTCCTCACTATGGCATCTATCAGCACTGCAAACAGAGAAGACAATGTCAAGAGGTCAACTGACAATTTAGGTGTAAATGGGGAGAGATGgtggagaaaaatgaaacacaacagGTAAGGAAACTATGACAACTGGCCAACAAAAACCTATATGGTCGGCCATTAACATACAGATGAATGACAAATTGAAAGGTCAGTATGACAGGAGGGCGTTTGGCCACGAATAGCCTCCAGAACAGCTTCAATGCTCCTTGACATAGAATATAATCATCTGAAACTCTGATGGAGGGATGAACACCATTTTTCCTAAAATTGATTTGGTAttttgttgatgatgatgatggtggagggCACTGTCATCCCATTGGTGTTAATATCCGGTGAGGTTGAAGGCCAAAGTATTAGATTCACACAATATGCATGCTAAACATGCAGTGATTCCCTATTCTGTATGTGGAGGCATTTATTATGAATTAACTATTATTACTCAGGCTTTTCATCCATGCAGTACATGAGTAGAGTGATATTAACAGTGCACTGTACATGGAAAGTTTCTCTCTCCTTGCACTACATGTGCATACTGCTGTAAAATGGACCCTGTGACATTTAAACGCCTCATGCACGTTGTGTTCAAAGAcagttgaattaacctggttaTGATGCAAACGCTACTAAAGTCAGATTTAAAACACAGCCTGcaaaggggaggggaggagggggtggggggtgcagGGAGCCCTACAGCTGCAGCCTACACAGACATTAACTATTAAAGCCAGATAGCTCATGTTTGCCTCTGCTTCTAATAATAGCAATCCGGGTGCACCCATCCTGcaatatgtaaatacatgtCTTACACTTCTAACACAAACAGGGTGAGTTAGCTGGTTCACCATAAGCCTTGTCAGGACTGCCATTGCAGAATGTGCGTCAGCTAATTTTACCTCTGGCCCGGGTGCTGGGGTGAATATTCTGGGCTTCATACAGCAGCTGCAGAGCCCGATCTTTCCGTCCGGACCGTAAACACAGCTTCGCCTTCTCAATCAGCCGGTCGGCCTCTTCTTTCTCCATTTTTAAACGTCAggtcgcttttttttttttttttttttttttccttctaaatgtagtcttttttccccctgtgcaACGTGCAGTCCAGTATCATGTGCCAAAGCGATAGCCGTGTTAGCTTTGGTTTCAGACAGCTGCGTAACGCTGGCTCAATGCAAACCTGCAGTCACTCAAAGTCCTTTCGCTCCTATCCGATCTGCAGACGGTGGCTGCTGCTGTCGGGCTGCAAACAGGCCTGCAGCTGagccattttaattattatttgtttttaaaaaaagctttgaaaaagatgcactggttgttgttttttttggttgctgTAAGGCTTTTTTCTTAGTGGTGTTTAAAGGGCCACCCTGCTAGATTAGACTGGACCTCCTGAGCTGTGATGGGCAGGAGGTGGAGGCAAAACGTCATTTCCTGTGTGGTGAGCTGGGAAAGCTGGAGAAAAACGGGGCCTGGTATTaagtcatttatttgtttgattgtcttgtttgtttgcattagGGAATTTGTTTAGTCCATCCCATTGCTTTTCATGTCAATTACTAAATGgtccccaaaaaaacaaaaccctgtAGGTTGAGTAACAACAGCAGGTGAATTGTAATTGTGCTGCATTCAAGGTATTTCAACATTTGTACTTGTGGTGCATTCAAGTGCCTATGATAGAGGGCTAGATACAAAATGGTCCTGAGGTTTTTTggtgggtgtttttttgttgttgtcatttttattcatcatgTAGTACATTGCTGCATTTGACTGCAGTGGCAGAATGAGCAAATGGCAGGTATGTAAAGGATCTTTCTAATTAACCAACTAATAAAACTGCACATTTAGATCATTTGGATTATGGTAACATTACATAAAATTACAAATTGTAAACATCTCTGTACCAgttgagatttttttattttgatgtaacATACTGTATTGTGATGATTTTTATGATACTCTTTGTGTATTAAATATTCTTGGTTGGCTACACAGTACACAGGTAAGACATGTGATTGTTTTGTGAGGGGTTGTATCTGGATGTAAGTCATTGTAAAAGTTGCAATTAGCATGAATATATCCGTCAGTGAGTTAGAAACtatgcaacacatttttttttgttcatgcatattttattcaagagtaaaaaaatgtgatttgtccCATAGGGCATGCTTACAATGTGTGTATCATTTAGGAAGTCAAATGCCAAAACATATTTCCATAGATAATAAAAAACGTTGCAAGATAAAATccattatatttgtttgttgaaaTATGCATGTAGACCATACAAGAACcagaaacagaggaagaaaaataaccaTAAGCTAAtttgtaacaataataatatcagcAGTAAATATAACCAGAGTACAATGTTTCCTGTTAAACGTAAGTGCGACACGTGATTTTCTTAGTGTCCGATTCATTTACATCTGAAAACCATGCTATCATGCTTTGGCAGCCTGAAAGTTGCTTTTCACTGAGATTATATTCATTCACACTATTGAACATTTTCTGTACATCagtacaacagaaaaaaaataatgcaaggCTCCACACCTCAGAAGGGCATCTCTGCatacaataaaatcaatataaaaTTAAAAGCAGTGGTAATAAataacagaatgaaaaaaatggacaaaaacaatcaaaggaagcctatttataaaaaattataaaacaagacaaatcaaactacaaatgtaattcaaaaataaaagaattcaAGTTTACTATTTGAAACACAACTATCACAATTATAATCTCACATAACAATTAGGAACTTAATTGCATGCATTGATGCGTTCCATACCATAGATGCTGTGTTAAAAATCACTTTCTGTCCATCCTTAAGTCACATACCTTTATCATTAAATAGAAAGATGAAATATAAAgtagaaaaaatattaatgtatGAAAGGAAATTCTAGAAATTTATGTGAAATTAAGTGTTGCTTGAGGTTGGGGCTTCACTGGTATCAACTTTCcctaataatttattttgaaagatctAGAATGTTTCCTGTTTAAATGGAGttacttttctcttcttctatcAGTCATTGGGACTTTAGATTTGATATTTAATGTGGATCACAGTGAGGGTGCACTTTGTCAGTCAAGTTTAGGGCCTCTTTCTGCTCTGTACTGCACTGTCAAATTAGATCAGATTAGAAAAACGgttgaaaaacaagaaatgataTGCAATGTACACAATTTGATGCaatattgatgcattaataaaCCAAATGCCAGGTCTACACTGTGCTCAGACTTAATGTAGGGAAGTAATTCTGACAACTTTAAACTAATCCTAGATCAATTTCagtgaaaaatatatcacatttGCTCTCAAAGTAAgcattaattaattcaattctGGTTAGGATACAATCTTCAAATctcttgaaaacattttctggaTGAATCTAAGCCTGCTAATTTCAAATGACACAATAGAGTTTGGTTGTTAAATAAAGGATATTTCAAATATATGCATTCACAAATTTGTAGAATTTCCCTCTCCCACTGACATAGAACTTAGTTTAGCTCTTAGGCATGAAATCTCATTGAATTTGCAGCACAGCAAAAAGTGCAATGTCTTTAGCAACAAGCAGGTGAGAAATAATCAGATAGTGTGTGATAGCAGGACATGTCCCAAAGTTCAAaattacttcttctttttccctctGTGGTCCAGAAACGGTTGTTAATGCTGCTTTGTCGCCATAGCGATGCAGAGATGAAAAAACCCTCCTTTAGTGGAGGATGCTTTCCAGAAAGTGTGTGAGGTATAGCTTGATAAAATGCCATGtttcttaaatgtttaatgtggagaaacatttttttatttaattatggtCTGGATGAAAATATAAACCTTTTAGATTCCATATGGACTTTGCTCAAGTTGCATCTCTATATGGGACAGTGTGCTCCTTTTGGAGGCATTTTCAGATGATCTATGTGATAAAATAGTACCtgcagagaaaatatttttttccaaacgcTCTTTTCATCCCCTCCCTGTCTTCCCTCATCCCCTCCAAGTAACTTCTTGCTAGGAGATGACTGATAAtttggggaggagaggaaaggagactATTGAAACGTACCCAAGGACGATTTTGATCTCAGACTGCTTAAGTGAGCACCCcgtcctctgtcctctgcagGACGATGGCATCCTACTacaaggtaaataaataaatgtaagtcaACTGGTAAGAATTGCACTGCAAGTTTTAAGAGGTCCACATTGAGCTTTCGGTCTTTCTCACAAAGTCGTGtgactttttattacaaaaCTTGTCGGCAAACAAGATTCTTTACCTTATGAAGTGAATTTGTGagtgatatatataataaacactttataaaaCAGTAACATGATTTGTGTGGCATGGATACTGCAATTATGTCTTCTGTCAGGCCCTGTAATGAAGGAGCAGACACTTGTCAGCACTCGGAACAACACAACTCCCAACATTTCAGCCTGTAATTGAGCTGAGAAAGGGAACAACAGGCAGAAACAACTTCCAACCTCACTTTCAGTCAAGCTGCAGCCTTCTGgccttctctttatctctgccCTCTGCTGTGAACCCCCagctctctccccctcccccctcccccccccccccgactgTGCAATGACATactgtcatgaaaaaaatgacctttttcGCCCGTTTAAGTTTTGCTGCAGATTTTCATGTTCTGTCTGTGGGCCTGGTTTATTTCTATGTTCTGAGGCCTGAATTCCCGATTTGGCAAAGTCTTGCTGCACAGCGCAAGAGCTGCACGCTTCTGAGGCTCAGACAGCACATCACTGGATGTTGCTGTTGTCATCCGTGCCGTTCGCCTCTGACATATTCATCTTTCCCATGGATTGACCCACGTGGTTCACCCCGTCCTTGCGAGGTGGCATGCGCTCGTTGATGCGGTCCAGGCCCTTGGCCTCCGCGAAGCTGGCGATCTTGTGCTGGGGGGAGAACCCACGGATGGCTgaaaggagaaaacacacataaaggTATCAGGCTCACCTTGTAATGGCGATGGTTTCAGAATATTCCAGATATCATTTCATATAGTATATAGAGTTTTTCCCCCTAAGATATCAATCAGGGTTACATACTACCTGTATATGCCATTCAGTTATCGCTGTAATTTCAGACCTAAAATACTCCTTGTGACACTTTTTTTGCCTCACAAACAATATAAGAAGCTGAGTTgtaaaagtctttaaaatgtttaagtgaaaggagctgctttttttttttttggcacaaaatattgacattttatctGCATGTATACTACTACTTATTGCTTACTTTTGTGCAGGATTAGCAGATTCAACATTGAACAGACTTTCATCAAGTAAAACTGCCTGTCCATCAACTGATATCCTGTTGTTTTACACATTCTACACCCCCTGAGTTTACATACCCCATCTCAGTATTCAgttccaacaaaaaaaacacaattgtatAAGGAAGAAAGATGTCTACGAAGTCCTGTGACTTGAggcatttttgtcatttttttctaaactatccaaacacatgcagcagAATATGCAAAATGCAGCCAAATAACTTACCCTCATTGGAAGAAGAACAATTTCTAACAATGAATGTCTCCAACTATGtaagatatactgtacataagaatatatattagtGTTAGTACCGTAAATGACTGTCTCAAACCGAAACTTCTTGTTTAATGAGCAATGATCACCCTGGACGTATCATGAGGACCTGAGGCTTCACGATGCATATTTCATGTAGATGCTCCGTTCTGTTTTCTTGTTCTTGTGCATGCCACACTTTTTTAGAACCAGATGGAGGCCATTTACAAGCCAAACCAAAGACAATGAATAATTGT from Anoplopoma fimbria isolate UVic2021 breed Golden Eagle Sablefish chromosome 24, Afim_UVic_2022, whole genome shotgun sequence includes the following:
- the dnajc18 gene encoding dnaJ homolog subfamily C member 18; protein product: MEKEEADRLIEKAKLCLRSGRKDRALQLLYEAQNIHPSTRARVLIDAIVRNGGTADPQANHVPPPTGWGDEDISKNETSNVGGDDKKTYTEDQRQGVLRIKNCKDFYEILGVTKNASDEDLKKAYRKLALKFHPDKNFAPGATDAFKAIGNAYAVLSNPEKRQQYDQYGDQSAASSAPQQSSHSRHGYYRSFNRDFEADISPEELFNIFFGGRFPTGNIHVYTNQGASYSQFYQPRRRRAFERREEVVEENQSQNTFTALLQLLPVLVLILISVFTQMMATNPPYSLFYKPAMGLVVSRETQHMGVPYYVDKSFEKEYRGASLDELEKTIESDYIEHLQNSCWKEKQQKSDLANLGQLYRDERLKQKAESMRLDNCDKLHRLVGRQRGK